From Streptomyces zhihengii, the proteins below share one genomic window:
- a CDS encoding MFS transporter: MPSASTKAPTTLGAASPFPSAETRTIPSAETRTTPSTDTRIAPGAPGYRRMSFALFAAGMATFALLYSTQALLPAVSAGFGVSAGAASWTVSAATGALALCVLPMSAVSERYGRTTVMRVSLAVAVVVGLLVPLAPNLESLVALRAVQGAALAGLPASAMAYLAEEVRPKALVAAIGLFVAGNSIGGMSGRILTGWVAQFGGWRVALAAVGVLALVCALVFRAMLPAARHFTPGTLNPRSLARTVRGHLADPLLMRLYAIGALFMTVFGAVYTVIGYRLVEEPFSLPQGVIGSIFLVYLVGTLSSAAAGRLVARLGRRGALYLAVTTTAAGLLLSLAGSLVPVLLGLVLITAGFFAGHAVASSSVSRTATTGRAQASALYQSAYYLGSSAGGTLGAVAFHAGGWAATVGLGLLAVAGVVGLTLYGTYAARVRERGLATA; this comes from the coding sequence ATGCCTTCCGCCAGTACCAAGGCGCCCACCACCCTGGGCGCCGCCTCGCCGTTCCCGTCCGCCGAGACGCGGACCATCCCGTCCGCCGAGACGCGGACCACCCCCTCCACGGACACCCGGATCGCCCCCGGCGCCCCCGGCTACCGCCGGATGAGCTTCGCGCTCTTCGCCGCCGGTATGGCGACCTTCGCCCTCCTCTACTCCACGCAGGCGCTGCTGCCCGCCGTGTCCGCCGGTTTCGGTGTGAGCGCGGGGGCCGCGAGCTGGACGGTGTCGGCGGCGACCGGCGCGCTGGCGCTGTGCGTGCTGCCGATGAGCGCGGTCTCCGAGCGGTACGGGCGGACCACCGTGATGCGGGTGTCGCTGGCGGTGGCGGTCGTGGTCGGGCTGCTGGTGCCGCTGGCGCCGAACCTGGAGTCGCTGGTCGCGCTGCGCGCCGTGCAGGGCGCGGCGCTGGCGGGGCTGCCCGCGTCGGCGATGGCGTACCTGGCCGAGGAGGTCCGGCCGAAGGCGCTGGTCGCGGCGATCGGCCTGTTCGTGGCCGGCAACAGCATCGGCGGCATGAGCGGACGGATCCTGACGGGCTGGGTCGCGCAGTTCGGCGGCTGGCGGGTGGCGCTCGCGGCGGTCGGCGTGCTGGCGCTGGTGTGCGCGCTGGTGTTCCGGGCCATGCTGCCGGCGGCCCGGCACTTCACGCCGGGGACGCTGAACCCGCGCTCGCTGGCGCGGACGGTCCGCGGACACCTCGCCGATCCGCTGCTGATGCGGCTGTACGCGATCGGCGCGCTGTTCATGACGGTGTTCGGCGCGGTGTACACGGTGATCGGCTACCGGCTGGTGGAGGAGCCGTTCAGCCTGCCGCAGGGTGTGATCGGCTCGATCTTCCTGGTGTACCTGGTGGGCACCCTCTCGTCGGCGGCGGCCGGCCGGCTGGTGGCGCGGCTGGGGCGGCGCGGGGCGCTGTACCTGGCGGTGACGACCACGGCGGCGGGCCTGCTGCTGTCGCTGGCCGGTTCGCTGGTGCCGGTGCTGCTGGGCCTGGTGCTGATCACCGCGGGGTTCTTCGCGGGGCACGCCGTGGCCTCGTCGTCGGTGAGCCGCACCGCGACGACGGGCCGGGCGCAGGCTTCGGCGCTCTACCAGTCGGCGTACTACCTGGGCAGCAGCGCGGGCGGCACGCTGGGCGCGGTGGCGTTCCACGCGGGCGGCTGGGCGGCCACGGTGGGTCTCGGGCTGCTGGCCGTGGCGGGGGTCGTGGGCCTCACCCTGTACGGCACGTACGCGGCGCGGGTCCGGGAACGCGGCCTCGCGACGGCGTAG
- a CDS encoding L,D-transpeptidase family protein → MRGRTGRIGIVLGLTGLLVPLTAVLGGGTAQAASCSTSTGPHQKQVEKFLGRTADGRQSAADCKAIRAFQSQHGITPTIGYAGPITWRTMNTMLQQRAAGKNPNKAGKCPTNKGRIACVDLTRQLSWIQDGKKLVYGPVPVRTGKNGTETRTGLKKIYWRNINHWSTIYKVRMPHSQFFDGGQAFHSVTKSMYNPPGSGGCVNMRPADAKAYWNKLRNGDDVYVYGRKPGT, encoded by the coding sequence ATGAGGGGCAGAACAGGACGAATAGGAATCGTGCTGGGTCTCACCGGCCTGCTGGTGCCGCTGACCGCGGTACTGGGCGGCGGGACCGCGCAGGCGGCGTCGTGCAGCACGTCGACGGGGCCGCACCAGAAGCAGGTGGAGAAGTTCCTGGGGCGCACGGCGGACGGCCGGCAGTCGGCCGCCGACTGCAAGGCGATCCGGGCGTTCCAGTCGCAGCACGGGATCACGCCGACGATCGGCTACGCGGGCCCGATCACCTGGCGCACGATGAACACGATGCTCCAGCAGCGCGCGGCGGGGAAGAACCCGAACAAGGCGGGCAAGTGCCCGACGAACAAGGGCCGCATCGCGTGTGTGGACCTGACGCGCCAGCTGTCGTGGATCCAGGACGGCAAGAAGCTGGTCTACGGCCCGGTGCCGGTGCGCACCGGCAAGAACGGCACCGAGACCCGCACCGGGCTGAAGAAGATCTACTGGCGGAACATCAACCACTGGTCGACCATCTACAAGGTCCGGATGCCGCATTCGCAGTTCTTCGACGGCGGCCAGGCCTTCCACTCGGTGACCAAGTCGATGTACAACCCGCCGGGGTCCGGGGGTTGCGTCAATATGCGGCCCGCCGACGCGAAGGCATACTGGAACAAGCTGCGGAACGGCGACGACGTGTACGTGTACGGGCGCAAGCCCGGCACCTGA
- a CDS encoding ABC transporter ATP-binding protein, giving the protein MNASSPSTPPAAAVELRGITKRFPGVIANHDIDITIRRGTVHALVGENGAGKSTLMKILYGMQKPDEGTITVDGEQVSFSSPGDAIARGIGMVHQHFMLADYLTVLENVVLGAEKLHGIGAAARRKIQEISEAYGLNVRPDAVVEQLGVADRQRVEILKVLYRGARTLILDEPTAVLVPQEVDALFANLRELKAEGLTVIFISHKLGEVLSVADEITVIRRGTTVGTADPKSTTTKQLAELMVGSELPSPETRESTVTDVPMLKVDALRLTETDPDGIVREVLDGIGFTIHKGEVMGIAGVEGNGQTELIESLIGLRDPDGGVISLDGADISHAPTRKRRESGIGYIPEDRHRHGLLLESSLWENRILGHVTEAPNSKRGLLDLKAARKDTERIVREYDVRTPGIEVTAASLSGGNQQKLIVGREMSHAPKLLIAAHPTRGVDVGAQAQIWDQIREARRDGLAVLLISADLDELIGLSDTLRVMYRGRLVADADPATITPEELGTAMTGAASGHLEASETPENGEGR; this is encoded by the coding sequence ATCAACGCGTCCAGTCCGTCAACGCCGCCGGCTGCTGCCGTAGAACTGCGCGGCATCACCAAGCGCTTCCCCGGCGTCATCGCCAACCACGACATCGACATCACCATCCGCCGGGGCACCGTGCACGCCCTCGTCGGTGAGAACGGTGCCGGGAAGTCGACCCTGATGAAGATCCTCTACGGCATGCAGAAGCCGGACGAGGGCACCATCACCGTCGACGGCGAGCAGGTCAGCTTCTCCAGCCCCGGCGACGCCATCGCCCGCGGCATCGGCATGGTCCACCAGCACTTCATGCTGGCCGACTACCTCACCGTGCTGGAGAACGTCGTCCTCGGGGCCGAGAAGCTCCACGGCATCGGTGCGGCCGCCCGCAGGAAGATCCAGGAGATCTCCGAGGCGTACGGCCTCAACGTCCGCCCCGACGCGGTCGTCGAGCAGCTCGGCGTCGCCGACCGGCAGCGCGTGGAGATCCTCAAGGTCCTCTACCGCGGCGCCCGCACGCTGATCCTCGACGAGCCGACCGCCGTGCTCGTGCCGCAGGAGGTCGACGCGCTCTTCGCCAACCTGCGCGAGCTCAAGGCGGAGGGCCTGACGGTCATCTTCATCTCGCACAAGCTGGGCGAGGTGCTCTCCGTCGCGGACGAGATCACCGTCATCCGCCGCGGCACCACCGTCGGCACGGCCGACCCGAAGTCGACCACGACCAAGCAGCTCGCCGAGCTGATGGTCGGCAGCGAGCTCCCCTCCCCGGAGACCCGCGAGTCGACGGTCACGGACGTCCCGATGCTGAAGGTCGACGCGCTGCGGCTCACCGAGACCGACCCGGACGGCATCGTCCGCGAGGTCCTCGACGGCATCGGCTTCACCATCCACAAGGGCGAGGTCATGGGCATCGCCGGCGTCGAGGGCAACGGCCAGACCGAGCTCATCGAATCGCTGATCGGCCTGCGCGACCCCGACGGCGGCGTCATCAGCCTCGACGGCGCCGACATCTCGCACGCGCCCACCCGCAAGCGGCGCGAGAGCGGCATCGGCTACATCCCCGAGGACCGCCACCGGCACGGTCTCCTGCTGGAGTCCTCGCTGTGGGAGAACCGCATCCTCGGCCATGTCACCGAGGCGCCCAACAGCAAGCGGGGCCTGCTCGACCTCAAGGCCGCCCGCAAGGACACCGAGCGGATCGTGCGCGAGTACGACGTGCGCACCCCCGGCATCGAGGTCACCGCGGCCTCCCTCTCCGGCGGCAACCAGCAGAAGCTGATCGTCGGCCGCGAGATGAGCCACGCGCCCAAGCTGCTGATCGCCGCCCACCCGACCCGCGGCGTCGACGTCGGCGCGCAGGCCCAGATCTGGGACCAGATCCGCGAAGCCCGCCGCGACGGCCTGGCCGTGCTGCTGATCTCCGCCGACCTGGACGAGCTGATCGGCCTATCCGACACCCTGCGGGTGATGTACCGGGGCCGCCTGGTCGCCGACGCCGACCCCGCCACGATCACCCCCGAGGAACTGGGCACGGCCATGACGGGCGCCGCCAGCGGACACCTCGAAGCCTCCGAGACGCCTGAGAACGGTGAGGGCCGATGA
- a CDS encoding cytidine deaminase, protein MTAPAGGWEALRERAREAMSHAYAPYSGFPVGAAAQVDDGRTVSGCNVENASYGLGLCAECGLVSQLQATGGGRLTHFSCVDGRGRPLVPCGRCRQLLYEFGGPDLLLDTPEGVLTLDAMLPQAFGPGHLR, encoded by the coding sequence ATGACGGCGCCGGCCGGCGGCTGGGAGGCCCTGCGGGAGCGGGCGCGCGAGGCCATGTCGCACGCGTACGCGCCGTACTCGGGCTTCCCGGTCGGGGCCGCGGCGCAAGTCGACGACGGGCGGACCGTCTCCGGCTGCAACGTCGAGAACGCCAGTTACGGCCTCGGGCTGTGCGCGGAGTGCGGTCTGGTGTCCCAGTTGCAGGCCACCGGCGGCGGGCGGCTCACGCACTTCTCCTGCGTGGACGGCCGGGGCCGGCCGCTGGTGCCCTGCGGGCGCTGCCGCCAGCTCCTCTACGAGTTCGGCGGACCGGACCTGCTGCTGGACACCCCGGAGGGCGTGCTGACGCTCGACGCGATGCTCCCGCAGGCGTTCGGCCCCGGCCATCTGCGCTGA
- a CDS encoding ABC transporter permease translates to MKKFDKDRLLLGIAGPVLALAVAFLLTTVVLVLSDLDPFEPYTLMVEQIEFTDVQVLVLNQTGTYYLAALAVAIGFRMNLFNIGVDGQYRLAVMLAAVVGASVELPGPLHILLIVLVAMGVGALWAGIAGVLKTTRGVSEVVSTIMLNAIATSLIAWMILPANLGEQVKGSNEFTTGEIPESGWFPGVDFDGSTIYGFTFVAFAMGVVYWFVLNRTRFGFDLRASGASQSAAQASGVDAKKMVLTAMLISGAVAGLAGLPLLLGSTHTYSLSFPTGVGFTGITIALLGRNSPVGIFFAALLIAFLDKTAEGIGIAGYPKEIALIMQGLIVISVVVSYELVRQYGLRRQQQKVGEELAAQARKNKEEARTA, encoded by the coding sequence ATGAAGAAGTTCGACAAGGACCGGCTGCTGCTGGGCATCGCCGGCCCGGTGCTCGCGCTGGCCGTGGCCTTCCTGCTCACCACCGTGGTGCTGGTCCTCTCGGACCTCGACCCGTTCGAGCCGTACACGCTGATGGTCGAGCAGATCGAGTTCACCGACGTCCAGGTGCTCGTCCTGAACCAGACCGGCACGTACTACCTCGCCGCTCTCGCCGTGGCCATCGGCTTCCGGATGAACCTGTTCAACATCGGCGTCGACGGGCAGTACCGCCTCGCGGTCATGCTGGCCGCCGTCGTCGGCGCCTCGGTGGAGCTGCCCGGTCCGCTGCACATCCTGCTGATCGTGCTCGTCGCCATGGGCGTCGGCGCGCTGTGGGCGGGCATCGCCGGTGTCCTGAAGACCACCCGCGGCGTCAGCGAGGTCGTCTCCACGATCATGCTGAACGCGATCGCCACCAGCCTGATCGCCTGGATGATCCTGCCCGCCAACCTCGGCGAGCAGGTCAAGGGCTCCAACGAGTTCACCACCGGCGAGATCCCCGAGTCCGGCTGGTTCCCCGGCGTCGACTTCGACGGCAGCACCATCTACGGCTTCACCTTCGTCGCCTTCGCGATGGGCGTCGTCTACTGGTTCGTCCTCAACCGCACCCGGTTCGGCTTCGACCTGCGCGCCAGCGGCGCCAGCCAGTCGGCCGCCCAGGCCAGCGGCGTCGACGCCAAGAAGATGGTGCTGACGGCCATGCTGATCTCCGGCGCCGTCGCGGGCCTCGCCGGCCTGCCGCTGCTGCTGGGCAGCACCCACACCTACAGCCTGAGCTTCCCGACGGGCGTCGGCTTCACCGGCATCACCATCGCGCTGCTCGGCCGCAACAGCCCCGTCGGCATCTTCTTCGCGGCCCTGCTGATCGCCTTCCTCGACAAGACCGCCGAGGGCATCGGCATCGCCGGCTACCCGAAGGAGATCGCCCTGATCATGCAGGGCCTGATCGTGATCTCGGTGGTCGTCTCCTACGAGCTGGTCCGCCAGTACGGCCTGCGCCGCCAGCAGCAGAAGGTCGGCGAGGAACTGGCCGCCCAGGCCCGGAAGAACAAGGAAGAGGCGAGGACGGCATGA
- a CDS encoding STAS domain-containing protein, translated as MTSRAAAGHPHVEAEQTITLRIAGGLSPEDAPRLSEELRQKLRDRLRGDGPPGAPLARGEPGRPPVTVDVAGLTRIDLAVVDTLARLQLTARRQGTRIELSGAGPELMLLLALVGLSGPAGIGEAARAGPGE; from the coding sequence ATGACTTCTCGGGCGGCGGCCGGTCATCCCCATGTGGAAGCCGAACAGACGATCACCCTGCGCATCGCCGGGGGACTCTCCCCGGAGGACGCGCCACGCCTGTCCGAGGAACTGCGCCAGAAGCTGCGGGACCGGCTCCGAGGCGACGGCCCCCCGGGAGCGCCGCTCGCCCGGGGCGAGCCCGGGCGCCCGCCGGTGACGGTCGACGTCGCCGGACTGACCCGGATCGACCTCGCCGTCGTCGACACCCTCGCCCGGCTCCAGCTCACCGCCCGCCGTCAGGGCACCCGGATCGAGCTCTCGGGCGCCGGGCCCGAGCTGATGCTCCTGCTCGCCCTGGTGGGCCTCTCCGGCCCCGCGGGCATCGGCGAGGCGGCCCGCGCCGGACCGGGGGAGTGA
- a CDS encoding BMP family lipoprotein, which translates to MRRITRIATAGIASAALALSVTACGSDSSSGSSSSDDNGGKAAIAYDIGGRGDQSFNDAAYAGLVKAEKELDVKGTEAEPSEGEGDPDKVQRLTSLARADNNPVIGVGFAYAPAVAEVAPKFKDTTFGIVDDTSKTGPNIANLVFNEEQGSYLAGVAAAKVTKSNTVGFIGGVETPLIKKFEAGFVQGVKDTNKNVNVKVQYLTQPPDFGGFSKPDLGKAAAQGQLDAGADVIYAAAGLAGAGAIEATAKAGKWAIGVDSDQYNQKGLAAYKERILTSVTKNVSGAVFNLIKSVQDGKPQQGEIRYGLEDDGVALAKSNPAFTSMTDVITAVDKAKADIIAGTIQVKTAP; encoded by the coding sequence GTGCGCCGGATCACCAGGATCGCCACCGCGGGCATCGCGTCCGCGGCTCTCGCACTGTCTGTCACCGCGTGTGGCAGCGACTCGTCGTCCGGCTCTTCGAGCTCGGACGACAACGGCGGCAAGGCCGCCATCGCCTATGACATCGGTGGCCGCGGCGACCAGTCGTTCAACGACGCCGCCTACGCCGGTCTGGTCAAGGCCGAGAAGGAACTCGACGTCAAGGGCACCGAGGCGGAGCCCAGCGAGGGCGAGGGCGACCCGGACAAGGTCCAGCGCCTCACCTCGCTCGCCCGTGCCGACAACAACCCGGTGATCGGCGTCGGCTTCGCCTACGCGCCGGCCGTCGCCGAGGTCGCCCCGAAGTTCAAGGACACCACCTTCGGCATCGTCGACGACACGTCGAAGACCGGACCGAACATCGCCAACCTGGTGTTCAACGAGGAGCAGGGCTCCTACCTGGCCGGCGTCGCCGCCGCCAAGGTGACCAAGTCCAACACGGTCGGCTTCATCGGCGGTGTCGAGACCCCGCTGATCAAGAAGTTCGAGGCGGGCTTCGTCCAGGGCGTCAAGGACACCAACAAGAACGTCAACGTCAAGGTCCAGTACCTGACGCAGCCGCCGGACTTCGGTGGCTTCTCGAAGCCGGACCTCGGCAAGGCCGCCGCGCAGGGCCAGCTCGACGCGGGCGCCGACGTGATCTACGCCGCCGCCGGTCTCGCCGGTGCGGGCGCCATCGAGGCCACCGCCAAGGCGGGCAAGTGGGCCATCGGCGTCGACTCGGACCAGTACAACCAGAAGGGTCTGGCCGCCTACAAGGAGCGGATCCTGACCTCGGTCACGAAGAACGTCTCCGGCGCCGTCTTCAACCTGATCAAGTCCGTCCAGGACGGCAAGCCGCAGCAGGGCGAGATCCGCTACGGCCTCGAGGACGACGGCGTCGCCCTGGCGAAGTCGAACCCGGCGTTCACCTCGATGACCGACGTCATCACCGCGGTGGACAAGGCCAAGGCCGACATCATCGCCGGCACGATCCAGGTCAAGACCGCCCCGTAA
- a CDS encoding sigma-70 family RNA polymerase sigma factor encodes MSDLATQDLDSRLEQHRRELTGYCYRMLGSSFEAEDAVQDTMVRAWRSIEKFEGRSSLRSWLYRIATNVCLDMLNAGNRRARPMDLTAATPVAQAQLNARPEVTWLEPVPDGRVLPSVADPAETAVERETIRLAFVAALQHLPPKQRVVLILREVLAWKASEVAELLGTSVASVNSALQRARATLAEQQPGSSDAADPLDEEQQALLDRYVAAFEGYDMKALTALLHEDATMSMPPYDLWLRGHDDIVGWMLGVGEVCRGSRLVPTVANGVPAFAHYHPSQEGDGYEPWALIVLELRDGKVGGMDFFLDTKRWFPLFDLPDRLDKDGAPVV; translated from the coding sequence ATGAGTGACCTCGCGACGCAGGATCTCGATTCCAGACTGGAGCAGCACCGCCGGGAGCTGACCGGCTACTGCTACCGGATGCTGGGGTCGTCCTTCGAGGCCGAGGACGCGGTCCAGGACACGATGGTGCGCGCGTGGCGGAGCATCGAGAAGTTCGAGGGGCGTTCGTCGCTGCGGTCGTGGCTGTACCGCATCGCGACGAACGTCTGCCTGGACATGCTGAACGCGGGCAACCGCCGTGCGCGTCCGATGGACCTGACGGCCGCCACCCCGGTCGCCCAGGCCCAGCTCAACGCCCGTCCCGAGGTCACCTGGCTGGAGCCGGTGCCCGACGGGCGGGTGCTGCCGTCGGTGGCCGACCCGGCGGAGACGGCCGTGGAGCGGGAGACGATCCGGCTGGCGTTCGTCGCCGCGCTCCAGCATCTGCCGCCCAAGCAGCGGGTGGTGCTGATCCTGCGCGAGGTGCTGGCCTGGAAGGCGAGCGAGGTCGCGGAGCTGCTCGGCACCTCGGTCGCCTCCGTCAACAGCGCGCTCCAGCGGGCGCGGGCGACGCTGGCGGAGCAGCAGCCCGGCAGCTCGGACGCGGCCGACCCGCTCGACGAGGAGCAGCAGGCGCTGCTGGACCGCTATGTGGCGGCCTTCGAGGGGTACGACATGAAGGCGCTGACGGCGCTCCTCCACGAGGACGCGACGATGTCCATGCCGCCGTACGACCTGTGGCTGCGCGGTCACGACGACATCGTGGGCTGGATGCTGGGCGTCGGCGAGGTCTGCCGGGGCTCGCGGCTGGTGCCGACGGTGGCCAACGGCGTCCCGGCCTTCGCGCACTACCACCCGAGCCAGGAGGGCGACGGCTACGAGCCGTGGGCCCTGATCGTGCTGGAGCTGCGGGACGGCAAGGTGGGCGGGATGGACTTCTTCCTCGACACCAAGCGCTGGTTCCCGCTCTTCGACCTGCCGGACCGGCTGGACAAGGACGGCGCGCCCGTCGTCTGA
- a CDS encoding ABC transporter permease: protein MSESTSTVSMASTAPKKGGGRRKLSLPVILLIVAGGLLLFSLVRVISGANDLTSTGQVSGALQLAVPIGLAGLGGLWAERAGVVNIGLEGMMILGTWFGAWAGYQAGPWTGVLVGILGGALGGLLHAIMTVTFNVNHIVSGVAITILATGFTRYLSNFTFAEAEGGSSKQSPRIDQITDITIPGLSDWLSDLQAKHWFFVSDVAGVLGGLVTNLSLLTVVALLLVPGTWWVLWRTGFGLRLRSCGENPVAAESLGVNVYKYKYIAVIVSGGLAGLGGAFLAIVSTGIYQEGQTGGRGYIGLAAMIFGNWMPGGLALGAGLFGFTDSLKLRGGAENVHAMLLLLAILLVLAFAWQLYKKKHWQGAICLAVAAGLYAWYALTDTLPSQFVDAAPYVTTLLVLALSAQRLRMPKADGLPYRRGQGK, encoded by the coding sequence ATGAGCGAGTCCACGAGCACGGTCTCGATGGCGAGCACCGCGCCGAAGAAGGGCGGCGGCCGCCGCAAGCTGTCCCTGCCCGTCATCCTGCTGATCGTGGCCGGAGGACTGCTGCTGTTCTCCCTGGTCCGCGTGATCAGCGGGGCGAACGACCTCACCTCGACCGGCCAGGTCTCCGGAGCGCTCCAGCTCGCGGTGCCCATCGGCCTCGCGGGCCTCGGCGGCCTCTGGGCCGAGCGCGCGGGCGTGGTCAACATCGGTCTCGAGGGCATGATGATCCTCGGCACCTGGTTCGGCGCCTGGGCCGGCTACCAGGCGGGCCCCTGGACGGGTGTCCTCGTCGGCATCCTGGGCGGCGCGCTCGGCGGCCTGCTGCACGCGATCATGACGGTGACGTTCAACGTGAACCACATCGTCTCCGGTGTCGCCATCACCATCCTCGCGACCGGCTTCACCCGCTACCTGTCGAACTTCACGTTCGCCGAGGCCGAGGGCGGCTCGTCGAAGCAGTCCCCGCGCATCGACCAGATCACCGACATCACGATCCCCGGCCTCTCGGACTGGCTGTCCGACCTCCAGGCCAAGCACTGGTTCTTCGTCTCCGACGTCGCCGGCGTGCTGGGCGGGCTCGTCACCAACCTGTCGCTGCTCACCGTCGTCGCCCTGCTGCTCGTCCCCGGCACCTGGTGGGTGCTGTGGCGCACCGGCTTCGGCCTGCGGCTGCGCTCCTGCGGCGAGAACCCCGTCGCCGCCGAGTCGCTGGGCGTCAACGTCTACAAGTACAAGTACATCGCCGTGATCGTCTCCGGCGGCCTCGCCGGCCTCGGCGGCGCCTTCCTCGCCATCGTCTCCACCGGCATCTACCAGGAGGGCCAGACCGGCGGCCGCGGCTACATCGGTCTCGCCGCCATGATCTTCGGCAACTGGATGCCCGGCGGACTGGCGCTCGGCGCGGGCCTGTTCGGCTTCACCGACAGCCTCAAGCTGCGCGGCGGCGCGGAGAACGTCCACGCGATGCTGCTCCTGCTGGCGATCCTGCTGGTGCTGGCCTTCGCCTGGCAGCTCTACAAGAAGAAGCACTGGCAGGGCGCGATCTGCCTGGCGGTGGCCGCCGGCCTGTACGCCTGGTACGCGCTGACCGACACGCTGCCCAGCCAGTTCGTGGACGCCGCCCCGTACGTCACCACCCTGCTGGTCCTCGCGCTGTCCGCGCAGCGATTGCGGATGCCGAAGGCCGACGGTCTGCCCTACCGCAGAGGCCAGGGCAAATGA
- a CDS encoding thymidine phosphorylase has protein sequence MDVISVIRTKRDRGELSDEQIDWVIDAYTRGAVADEQMSALAMAILLNGMNRREIARWTAAMIASGERMDFSSLARPTADKHSTGGVGDKITLPLAPLVAACGAAVPQLSGRGLGHTGGTLDKLESIPGWRALLSNEEMLHVLDTTGAVICAAGDGLAPADKKLYALRDVTGTVEAIPLIASSIMSKKIAEGTGSLVLDVKCGTGAFMKNIEDARELAATMVGLGTDSGVRTVALLTDMSTPLGLTAGNALEVRESVEVLAGGGPADVVELTLALAREMLDAAGLKDADPARALADGSAMDVWRRMIAAQGGDPDAALPVAREQHVVTAPSSGVLTRLDAYDVGIAAWRLGAGRARKEDPVQAGAGVELHAKPGDTVTAGQPLLTLHTDTPDKFDYALKSLTSAYDIAAAGTDFTPNPIVLDRIA, from the coding sequence ATGGACGTCATCTCCGTCATCCGCACCAAGCGCGACCGGGGCGAACTGAGCGACGAGCAGATCGACTGGGTCATCGACGCCTACACCCGCGGTGCGGTCGCCGACGAGCAGATGTCCGCCCTGGCGATGGCCATCCTGCTCAACGGCATGAACCGCCGCGAGATCGCCCGCTGGACCGCCGCGATGATCGCCTCCGGCGAGCGCATGGACTTCTCCTCGCTCGCCCGGCCCACCGCCGACAAGCACTCCACCGGCGGCGTCGGCGACAAGATCACCCTCCCGCTGGCGCCCCTCGTCGCCGCCTGCGGCGCGGCCGTGCCCCAGCTCTCCGGCCGCGGCCTCGGCCACACCGGCGGCACCCTCGACAAGCTGGAGTCCATCCCCGGCTGGCGCGCGCTGCTCTCCAACGAGGAGATGCTGCACGTCCTCGACACCACGGGCGCCGTCATCTGCGCCGCGGGCGACGGACTCGCCCCCGCCGACAAGAAGCTCTACGCGCTCCGCGACGTCACGGGCACCGTCGAGGCCATCCCGCTGATCGCCTCCTCGATCATGTCCAAGAAGATCGCCGAGGGCACCGGCTCGCTCGTCCTCGACGTCAAGTGCGGCACCGGGGCCTTCATGAAGAACATCGAGGACGCCCGCGAGCTCGCCGCCACCATGGTCGGCCTCGGCACCGACAGCGGCGTGCGCACCGTCGCCCTGCTCACCGACATGTCCACGCCGCTCGGCCTCACCGCGGGCAACGCGCTGGAGGTCCGCGAGTCCGTCGAGGTCCTCGCCGGCGGCGGCCCCGCCGACGTCGTCGAGCTGACCCTCGCGCTGGCCCGCGAGATGCTCGACGCGGCCGGCCTGAAGGACGCCGACCCGGCCAGGGCGCTCGCCGACGGCTCCGCCATGGACGTCTGGCGCCGGATGATCGCGGCCCAGGGCGGCGACCCGGACGCGGCCCTGCCCGTCGCCCGTGAGCAGCACGTCGTCACCGCCCCCTCCTCGGGCGTGCTGACCCGCCTCGACGCCTACGACGTCGGCATCGCCGCCTGGCGCCTCGGCGCGGGCCGCGCCCGCAAGGAGGACCCGGTGCAGGCCGGCGCGGGCGTCGAGCTCCACGCCAAGCCCGGCGACACCGTCACGGCCGGCCAGCCGCTGCTGACCCTGCACACGGACACGCCCGACAAGTTCGACTACGCGCTGAAGTCCCTGACCTCCGCGTACGACATCGCCGCCGCGGGCACGGACTTCACGCCGAACCCGATCGTGCTGGACCGCATCGCCTGA